A genomic stretch from Erwinia sp. E_sp_B01_1 includes:
- the rsmI gene encoding 16S rRNA (cytidine(1402)-2'-O)-methyltransferase encodes MKQRDDISASTLYIVPTPIGNLGDITQRALTVLAGVDLIAAEDTRHTGLLLQHFAINARLFALHDHNEQHKAETLIAKLQEGQSIALVSDAGTPLINDPGYHLVRRCREAGIRVVPLPGACAAITALSAAGLPSDRFCYEGFLPAKSKGRCDTLRALEQEPRTLIFYESTHRLLESLQDMVTVWGAERYVVLAREITKTWETIQGAPVGELLAWVLEDENRRKGEMVLIVEGFHAEEEALPPEALRTLALLQKELPLKKAAQLTAEIHGVKKNALYKYALEQQEG; translated from the coding sequence ATTTCTGCCAGCACGCTCTATATCGTTCCAACACCGATTGGTAACCTGGGCGATATCACCCAGCGTGCGCTGACGGTGCTTGCGGGCGTCGATCTGATTGCAGCGGAAGATACACGTCATACCGGGCTGTTGCTACAACATTTCGCCATCAATGCGCGCCTGTTCGCATTGCACGATCACAATGAACAGCACAAGGCCGAAACGCTGATCGCTAAGCTGCAGGAAGGGCAAAGCATAGCTTTAGTTTCCGATGCCGGCACGCCGCTTATCAACGATCCGGGCTACCATCTGGTTCGCCGTTGTCGTGAAGCCGGTATCCGCGTAGTGCCGTTACCGGGCGCCTGTGCCGCCATTACAGCACTGAGCGCCGCCGGCTTACCGTCCGATCGTTTCTGTTACGAAGGGTTTCTGCCAGCCAAAAGCAAAGGTCGCTGCGATACGTTGCGCGCCCTTGAACAGGAGCCCCGCACGCTGATCTTCTACGAATCTACCCACCGTCTGCTGGAGAGTCTACAGGATATGGTGACGGTATGGGGAGCCGAACGTTATGTCGTGCTGGCGCGCGAGATCACCAAAACCTGGGAAACTATTCAGGGCGCACCGGTGGGTGAGCTGTTAGCCTGGGTGCTGGAAGATGAAAATCGCCGCAAAGGCGAGATGGTGCTGATCGTTGAGGGTTTCCATGCTGAAGAGGAGGCTTTGCCCCCTGAAGCCCTGCGGACTCTGGCGCTGTTGCAAAAAGAGCTGCCGCTGAAAAAAGCCGCGCAATTAACGGCGGAAATTCACGGGGTGAAAAAGAATGCGCTGTATAAGTACGCCCTGGAGCAGCAAGAGGGGTGA